In Solanum pennellii chromosome 3, SPENNV200, a single window of DNA contains:
- the LOC107012969 gene encoding mitochondrial phosphate carrier protein 1, mitochondrial: protein MEDPKKIASLNMSQLIGGKVCEEFTPGYYGVCAIGGMLSAGTTHVVITPLDVLKVNMQVHPIKYSSISTCFTTLLREQGPSAFWRGWAGKFFGYGVQGACRFGLYEYFKKVYSNVLVDQNKSLIFFASSASAEVIANVALCPFEAIKVRVQAQPHFAKGLSDGFPRIYASEGLHGFYRGLIPLLGRNIPFSIVMFSTFEHTVNFLYKKLIQKRREDCSRTQQLSVTCLAGYAAGSVGSIISNPADNIVASLNNKKTSSLKQAVKKIGFLNLFTRSLPIRIMLVGPVVTLQWLFYDSIKILSGLPTSGHVIKDIEEDEKAQSHSR from the exons ATGGAAGACCCTAAAAAGATTGCTTCTTTGAATATGAGTCAATTAATTGGAGGAAAAGTTTGTGAAGAATTTACACCTGGTTATTATGGTGTTTGTGCCATTGGAGGGATGCTTAGTGCTGGAACTACTCATGTTGTTATTACCCCTCTTGATGTACTCAAAGTTAATATGCAG GTGCACCCTATCAAGTATAGTAGCATTTCCACATGTTTTACGACTTTGTTGAGAGAACAAGGTCCCTCGGCATTTTGGCGAGGATGGGCTGGGAAGTTTTTTGGCTATGGTGTTCAGGGTGCTTGTAGATTTGGTCTGTATGAATACTTTAAGAAAGTATACTCAAATGTACTGGTGGATCAGAACAAGAGTTTGATATTTTTCGCCAGCAGCGCATCAGCTGAAGTAATTGCTAATGTCGCTCTCTGTCCATTTGAGGCCATTAAAGTTCGTGTGCAAGCTCAGCCTCATTTTGCGAAAGGCCTTTCTGATGGCTTTCCAAGAATATATGCATCAGAAGGCCTCCATGG GTTTTACAGGGGACTTATTCCGCTACTGGGTCGTAATATACCAT TCTCAATAGTTATGTTCTCAACCTTTGAGCATACAGtgaattttctttataaaaagtTAATCCAGAAAAGGAGGGAAGACTGTTCAAGAACTCAGCAGCTCAGTGTAACTTGTTTAGCTGGATATGCCGCTGGATCTGTTGGTAGTATTATCTCTAACCCCGCTGACAACATTGTTGCTTCTCTTAACAACAAGAAGACTAGTAGCCTAAAGCAG GCTGTGAAGAAAATTGGGTTTCTTAATTTGTTTACGAGAAGTCTTCCTATTAGGATAATGCTTGTTGGACCAGTTGTGACTTTGCAGTGGTTGTTCTACGACTCCATTAAAATATTAAGTGGATT GCCAACCAGTGGACATGTAATCAAAGATATAGAGGAAGATGAAAAGGCTCAAAGTCATTCAAGATGA
- the LOC107014718 gene encoding monosaccharide-sensing protein 2-like encodes MRGAVLIALAAAIGNMLQGWDNATIAGSVLYIKKEFNLQTQPTMEGLIVAMSLIGATVITTFSGPVSDMLGRRPMLIISSVLYFLSGLVMLWAPNVYVLLLARLLDGFGIGLAVTLVPVYISETAPPEIRGQLNTFPQFTGSLGMFLSYCMVFGMSLTQAPSWRLMLGVLSIPSLAYFFLALFYLPESPRWLVSKGRMKEAKQVLQRLRGREDVSGEMALLMEGLGVGGEVSIEEYIIGPDNELADNHDEKDQIKLYGAEEGLSWIAKPVTGQSTLGLVSRHGSMANQSMPLMDPLVTLFGSVHEKMPEMGSMRSMLFSNVGSMFNITENQGKTDNWDEESQKDEENHMSDGSGAESDDNLRSPLLSRQGTNAEANMGPPTSLSMRQGSNFMQANGVGEQASMGIGGGWQLAYRKDEKKEGALKRIYLHEEGGSGSRRGSIISLPGDAHADQAEFIHAAALVSQSVLRAESVLGQQSIEEAIETQSETVTKKSVWKALLEPGVKHALIVGVGLQILQQFSGINGVLYYTPQILEQAGVGVLLSNMGIGSDSASFLISAVTTLLMLPTIGVAMRLMDLAGRRWLLLATLPVLLSSLIVLVLGNVINMGEVMHAVISTVSVVVYFCTFVMGFGPIPNILCSEIFPTSVRGICIAICALTFWIGDIIVTYSLPVMLNSIGLGGVFAIYAVVCAVAWVFVFLKVPETKGMPLEVITEFFAVGAKKAATE; translated from the exons ATGAGAGGAGCTGTGCTAATTGCACTTGCTGCTGCCATTGGCAACATGTTGCAAGGATGGGACAATGCGACGATAGCAG GATCTGTTCTTTACATCAAGAAGGAATTTAATTTGCAAACACAGCCAACCATGGAAGGGCTAATTGTTGCGATGTCTCTAATTGGAGCGACAGTGATCACAACATTCTCGGGACCTGTATCTGACATGCTTGGGAGACGTCCAATGCTTATAATTTCATCAGTACTTTATTTCCTCAGTGGATTAGTGATGTTATGGGCTCCAAATGTTTATGTGTTGCTTTTGGCAAGGCTCTTAGATGGATTTGGAATTGGTCTTGCGGTGACACTTGTTCCTGTCTATATATCCGAGACTGCCCCACCAGAAATAAGAGGGCAATTGAATACATTTCCACAGTTCACCGGTTCCCTCGGAATGTTTTTGTCATACTGCATggtttttggaatgtcactgaCACAAGCACCAAGTTGGAGGCTAATGCTTGGGGTTCTATCAATTCCTTCTCTTGCTTACTTCTTTCTTGCATTGTTTTACTTGCCTGAATCTCCAAGGTGGCTGGTCAGTAAAGGTCGAATGAAGGAGGCTAAACAAGTTTTACAGAGACTACGTGGCAGGGAAGATGTCTCAG GTGAAATGGCATTGTTGATGGAAGGTTTAGGTGTTGGAGGTGAAGTATCTATAGAAGAGTATATAATTGGTCCGGACAATGAACTTGCCGACAACCATGATGAGAAAGATCAGATCAAGTTATATGGAGCTGAAGAGGGTCTTTCATGGATAGCAAAACCTGTCACTGGACAAAGTACTCTAGGCCTGGTCTCCCGTCATGGGAGTATGGCAAACCAAAGCATGCCTCTTATGGATCCGTTGGTTACTCTGTTTGGCAGTGTTCATGAGAAGATGCCGGAGATGGGAAGCATGCGAAGCATGCTCTTTTCTAATGTTGGCAGCATGTTCAATATCACAGAGAATCAAGGAAAAACTGATAATTGGGATGAAGAAAGCCAAAAGGATGAGGAAAATCATATGTCTGATGGTTCTGGGGCAGAATCTGATGATAATCTGAGAAGCCCGCTACTCTCACGTCAAGGTACAAATGCTGAAGCAAATATGGGACCTCCAACATCATTAAGCATGAGGCAAGGCAGCAATTTCATGCAGGCAAATGGTGTCGGTGAGCAAGCCAGCATGGGTATTGGTGGTGGTTGGCAGCTAGCATACAGAAAAGATGAGAAAAAGGAAGGAGCACTCAAAAGGATCTATTTACATGAAGAAGGAGGCAGTGGATCACGACGGGGGTCCATTATTTCTCTTCCAGGAGATGCTCATGCAGATCAAGCTGAATTTATTCATGCTGCTGCTTTAGTGAGTCAGTCTGTTCTTCGTGCTGAGAGCGTCTTGGGTCAACAGTCTATAGAAGAAGCAATCGAGACACAATCTGAAACTGTTACAAAGAAGTCAGTCTGGAAAGCACTTCTTGAGCCAGGAGTCAAGCATGCACTGATTGTTGGAGTTGGACTCCAAATACTTCAGCAG TTTTCCGGAATCAACGGGGTTCTTTATTACACTCCTCAAATTCTTGAACAAGCAGGCGTTGGAGTTCTCCTATCGAATATGGGCATTGGTTCAGACTCTGCGTCTTTCCTCATAAGTGCTGTCACAACTTTGTTAATGCTTCCCACCATTGGTGTTGCAATGAGATTAATGGACTTGGCTGGCAGAAG GTGGCTTTTGTTGGCTACATTGCCTGTCTTGTTATCGTCACTTATTGTACTAGTCCTTGGCAATGTTATTAACATGGGTGAGGTCATGCATGCTGTGATCTCCACCGTTAGTGTTGTGGTATACTTCTGCACCTTTGTTATGGGCTTTGGTCCAATCCCAAATATCCTCTGCTCTGAGATATTTCCCACCAGTGTTCGTGGAATCTGCATTGCTATATGCGCTCTTACTTTTTGGATCGGAGACATCATTGTCACCTACTCGCTCCCTGTCATGCTTAACTCCATTGGACTTGGAGGTGTCTTTGCCATCTATGCTGTCGTGTGTGCTGTGGCTTGGGTATTCGTTTTCTTGAAAGTTCCTGAAACAAAGGGCATGCCCCTTGAAGTCATTACAGAGTTCTTCGCCGTTGGAGCTAAGAAAGCTGCCACAGAATAA
- the LOC107015318 gene encoding uncharacterized protein LOC107015318 isoform X1: MDHQQEQDPPTFNSKSLEKKPGILFIGSPNVGKRALISRLLSVDSEDAFESSSNILSYPWAINTKYYNADVSVWMAHLHEDFSIGALPAYDQLVALVMVFDVTDLSSFVALKDFVSRTDILKFEILLCIGNKVDLLPGHSAHVQYRRLLLKSADSSGSPYTEMDSGISETEGSSLLGDDDSSFDTKRSYLEWCLEHSIEYVEACASNAEFDKCLSVDGDSQGAERLFGALSAYMWPGMILKSGDKITEPSLPEHQELSDEESDYELEYEILSAGSADPWDDTDIGWVSADATVVTTGTEGSVPNGKTEIGLIRGEMQPSSSTSQLEGESDRKELPRADADDGDSEDDKGTTYDFENLEQLMSEIGNVRDSLRLMPDFQRREMAANLAMKMAAMFGDSSGDEGGLE, translated from the exons ATGGATCATCAACAGGAGCAGGATCCTCCAACATTTAACAGTAAATCACTTGAGAAGAAGCCAGGAATTCTCTTTATTGGATCTCCCAATGTCGGCAAACGTGCCCTTATCTCTC GACTACTTTCAGTAGATTCTGAAGATGCCTTTGAATCATCTTCTAACATCCTATCATATCC GTGGGCAATCAACACCAAGTATTATAATGCTGATGTTTCTGTTTGGATGGCCCATCTTCATGAGGACTTCTCCATTGGAGCCCTGCCAGCATATGATCAGCTTGTTGCATTGGTGATGGTCTTTGACGTTACTGAT CTCTCATCTTTTGTTGCGCTTAAAGATTTTGTCTCCCGCACTGACATCCTCAAGTTTGAGATTTTGTTATGCATTGGCAACAAAGTGGACCTTCTTCCTGGTCATTCGGCTCATGTTCAATACAGACGGCTCCTGTTGAAAAGTGCAGACTCCTCTGGTAGCCCTTATACAGAAATGGATTCTGGAATTTCTGAAACTGAAGGAAGCAGTCTACTAGGAGATGATGACTCATCATTTGATACTAAAAGGTCCTACTTGGAATGGTGCCTCGAACACAGCATAGAATATGTAGAAGCCTGTGCATCAAATGCTGAATTTGACAAat GTCTTTCTGTGGATGGTGATTCTCAGGGCGCTGAACGGCTCTTTGGGGCACTTTCAGCTTATATGTGGCCTGGAATGATCTTGAAGTCTGGTGATAAGATTACTGAACCTTCATTACCTGAACATCAAG AGTTGTCAGATGAAGAATCTGAttatgaacttgaatatgaaatCTTATCTGCTGGCTCAGCTGATCCCTGGGATGACACAGATATAGGATGGGTATCTGCAGATGCTACCGTTGTAACCACTGGAACCGAGGGATCAGTTCCTAATGGAAAAACCGAAATCGGGTTAATTAGAGGAGAAATGCAACCCTCATCTTCTACATCTCAATTGGAAGGAGAAAGTGACAGAAAAGAACTGCCCAGAGCGGATGCAGATGATGGTGATTCAGAGGATGATAAAGGAACAACATATGATTTTGAGAATTTGGAACAGTTAATGTCCGAGATTGGGAATGTCCGAGACAGCTTAAGGTTAATGCCAGACTTCCAAAGGAGGGAAATGGCTGCAAATTTGGCAATGAAAATGGCTGCCATGTTTGGTGATAGCAGTGGAGATGAAGGAGGATTGGAATGA
- the LOC107015318 gene encoding uncharacterized protein LOC107015318 isoform X2 gives MPLNHLLTSYHIRKLTKWAINTKYYNADVSVWMAHLHEDFSIGALPAYDQLVALVMVFDVTDLSSFVALKDFVSRTDILKFEILLCIGNKVDLLPGHSAHVQYRRLLLKSADSSGSPYTEMDSGISETEGSSLLGDDDSSFDTKRSYLEWCLEHSIEYVEACASNAEFDKCLSVDGDSQGAERLFGALSAYMWPGMILKSGDKITEPSLPEHQELSDEESDYELEYEILSAGSADPWDDTDIGWVSADATVVTTGTEGSVPNGKTEIGLIRGEMQPSSSTSQLEGESDRKELPRADADDGDSEDDKGTTYDFENLEQLMSEIGNVRDSLRLMPDFQRREMAANLAMKMAAMFGDSSGDEGGLE, from the exons ATGCCTTTGAATCATCTTCTAACATCCTATCATATCCGTAAGTTGACAAA GTGGGCAATCAACACCAAGTATTATAATGCTGATGTTTCTGTTTGGATGGCCCATCTTCATGAGGACTTCTCCATTGGAGCCCTGCCAGCATATGATCAGCTTGTTGCATTGGTGATGGTCTTTGACGTTACTGAT CTCTCATCTTTTGTTGCGCTTAAAGATTTTGTCTCCCGCACTGACATCCTCAAGTTTGAGATTTTGTTATGCATTGGCAACAAAGTGGACCTTCTTCCTGGTCATTCGGCTCATGTTCAATACAGACGGCTCCTGTTGAAAAGTGCAGACTCCTCTGGTAGCCCTTATACAGAAATGGATTCTGGAATTTCTGAAACTGAAGGAAGCAGTCTACTAGGAGATGATGACTCATCATTTGATACTAAAAGGTCCTACTTGGAATGGTGCCTCGAACACAGCATAGAATATGTAGAAGCCTGTGCATCAAATGCTGAATTTGACAAat GTCTTTCTGTGGATGGTGATTCTCAGGGCGCTGAACGGCTCTTTGGGGCACTTTCAGCTTATATGTGGCCTGGAATGATCTTGAAGTCTGGTGATAAGATTACTGAACCTTCATTACCTGAACATCAAG AGTTGTCAGATGAAGAATCTGAttatgaacttgaatatgaaatCTTATCTGCTGGCTCAGCTGATCCCTGGGATGACACAGATATAGGATGGGTATCTGCAGATGCTACCGTTGTAACCACTGGAACCGAGGGATCAGTTCCTAATGGAAAAACCGAAATCGGGTTAATTAGAGGAGAAATGCAACCCTCATCTTCTACATCTCAATTGGAAGGAGAAAGTGACAGAAAAGAACTGCCCAGAGCGGATGCAGATGATGGTGATTCAGAGGATGATAAAGGAACAACATATGATTTTGAGAATTTGGAACAGTTAATGTCCGAGATTGGGAATGTCCGAGACAGCTTAAGGTTAATGCCAGACTTCCAAAGGAGGGAAATGGCTGCAAATTTGGCAATGAAAATGGCTGCCATGTTTGGTGATAGCAGTGGAGATGAAGGAGGATTGGAATGA
- the LOC107015319 gene encoding RING-H2 finger protein ATL8-like: MTRRFRFLLTSNSSSTSPAAEEAEPPSATAAESDFIVILAALLCAVICVSGLIVVARCTWLRRDPPENPPPVKNKGLKKKVLKYLPKFKYDPSSGELPFAAECAICLVEYVEGDEIRVLPNCGHRFHLQCVDTWLLTNSSCPSCRQILVVARARCRKCGEVPAISGESSDGGQILTPV, from the coding sequence ATGACTCGCCGGTTTAGATTTCTGCTAACTTCTAACTCCTCCTCCACTTCGCCGGCGGCGGAAGAAGCGGAGCCACCGTCAGCCACGGCAGCGGAGTCCGACTTCATTGTTATACTTGCTGCTTTACTCTGTGCAGTAATCTGTGTTTCTGGACTCATCGTAGTAGCTCGTTGTACTTGGCTCCGGCGGGACCCGCCGGAAAATCCACCGCCGGTGAAGAATAAaggattgaagaagaaagttcTCAAGTATTTGCCGAAATTCAAGTATGATCCGTCGAGCGGTGAGCTGCCGTTTGCGGCGGAGTGCGCGATTTGTCTGGTGGAGTACGTAGAGGGAGATGAAATTCGAGTATTGCCGAATTGTGGCCATCGGTTTCACCTCCAGTGTGTGGACACGTGGCTTTTGACGAACTCGTCGTGCCCTTCCTGCCGGCAGATTCTCGTAGTTGCTCGTGCTCGGTGCCGGAAGTGCGGCGAAGTTCCTGCAATTTCCGGCGAATCCTCCGACGGAGGTCAAATTTTAACGCCGGTGTAG
- the LOC107015349 gene encoding ruvB-like 2: MAMGELKISEMRDLTRIERIGAHSHIRGLGLDSSLEPRLSSEGMVGQIPARKAAGIIVKMVQQGKIAGRALLLAGQPGTGKTAIAMGMAKSLGQETPFAMLAGSELYSLDMSKTEALMQAFRKAIGVRIKEEAEVIEGEVVEVHIDRPAVAGAASKTGKLTLKTTDMETVYDLGAKMIEALGKEKVQSGDVIAIDKASGKITKLGRSFSRSRDYDAMGPQTKFVQCPEGELQKRKEIVHCVTLHEIDVINSRTQGFLALFTGDTGEIRAEVREQIDTKVAEWREEGKAEIVPGVLFIDEVHMLDIECFSFLNRALENDMAPILVVATNRGITTIRGTNYRSPHGIPIDFLDRLLIISTQPYKEEEIRKILDIRCQEEDVEMSEDAKVLLTKIGVNTSLRYAIHLITSAALACQKRKGKAVEVEDITRVYNLFYDVKRSTQYLMEYQSQYMFNEVPAGEAEEDETAAMVS, translated from the exons ATGGCAATGGGGGAGTTGAAAATCTCAGAGATGCGTGACCTAACCCGTATAGAACGCATAGGGGCACACTCTCATATCAGAGGTCTTGGCCTTGATTCTTCACTCGAACCTCGATTAAGCTCTGAAGGTATGGTAGGTCAAATTCCAGCTCGAAAAGCTGCCGGAATCATTGTTAAAATGGTTCAACAAGGTAAAATTGCGGGTCGTGCACTGCTCCTTGCGGGTCAACCCGGAACTGGGAAGACAGCCATAGCTATGGGTATGGCTAAATCGTTAGGGCAAGAAACCCCTTTTGCTATGCTTGCTGGTAGCGAACTTTATTCACTTGATATGTCGAAAACTGAAGCGTTAATGCAGGCTTTTCGTAAAGCAATTGGTGTGAGAATTAAAGAAGAAGCTGAAGTTATTGAAGGTGAAGTTGTGGAAGTACATATTGATAGGCCGGCGGTGGCTGGAGCTGCGTCGAAAACAGGGAAACTGACGTTGAAGACTACTGATATGGAGACGGTTTATGATTTGGGGGCGAAGATGATTGAGGCTTTAGGGAAAGAGAAAGTACAGAGTGGGGATGTTATTGCTATTGACAAGGCTTCTGGGAAGATTACGAAGTTGGGGAGGTCGTTTTCAAGGTCGAGGGATTATGATGCTATGGGACCTCAGACTAAGTTTGTACAATGTCCTGAAGGGGAGCTGCAGAAGCGCAAGGAGATTGTTCATTGCGTTACCCTTCACGAAATCGATGTCATAAATAGCAG AACACAGGGATTTTTAGCACTATTTACGGGTGATACTGGTGAGATTCGTGCTGAAGTGAGAGAACAAATAGATACCAAGGTTGCTGAGTGGAGGGAGGAAGGGAAGGCAGAGATTGTGCCCGGTGTCCTCTTCATTGACGAAGTACATATGCTTGACATTGAGTGTTTCTCTTTCCTAAACCGAGCTCTGGAGAATGACATGGCACCTATATTGGTTGTTGCTACAAATAGAGGCATTACTACAATCCGGGGAACAAACTACAGATCCCCACACGGGATTCCGATTGACTTTCTTGATCGCCTGCTCATCATCTCTACACAACCTTACAAAGAGGAAGAAATTCGCAAAATCCTGGACATCAGATGCCAAGAGGAGGATGTAGAAATGTCTGAGGATGCAAAAGTTTTATTGACCAAGATTGGGGTTAATACTTCTTTGAGATACGCCATCCATCTTATCACTTCTGCAGCATTGGCCTGCCAAAAGCGCAAAGGGAAGGCTGTTGAAGTGGAAGATATTACTCGAGTCTATAATCTGTTTTATGATGTGAAGAGATCCACACAGTACTTGATGGAGTATCAGAGCCAGTATATGTTTAACGAAGTGCCAGCCGGAGAGGCCGAAGAAGATGAAACTGCTGCAATGGTGTCCTAA